The Acidaminococcus fermentans DSM 20731 sequence GGGCGGCAAACCGGCCCTTGCCGTAGAGATACCGGTAGTCCCCGTGGAGTTCCAGCCAGGGGGTGTTCCGCTGTTCCTGTTTTTCCGGAGGATCGGCCTGGGAAGGGTCCACCGGGGCCCCTTCGCCCAGAGAAACCGGGAGAGCCAGAAAAAATACGAAAGCAAGCCAGAACGGGAAAGCCATGACAGTCACCTTCTTTCTGTTGTTTCTTTTATCATAACAGATGCATGGGCAGGGAGTAAAGAGCGGCGGGCTGACCAGGTGGGATTTCTGATGCCCAAACCACCTGACCACAGCGGGGCGCCGGGCCTGCGCCCCCTACGGTTGTACCTGACCACTTAACCACTTAATCCCCCTGACTCGCTCCCTACCCACATTCCCCGGGATATGGTATAATAAAATAATTAAAATGAATAAACTTGCGTTTGAGGAGAAGCCTATGAACGACGAAGAAGTAAAACAGCAGGCGCAGTTGGAAAACAGTCCGGACACGGACGATATGGGAGCCATCAAGGTGGCCGACGAAGTCCTGAGCATTGTGGCGGGGCTGGCTGCTTCGGAGGTGAACGGGGTCTACGGCATGAGCGGGGGCATCCGGGAAGGGCTCACGGACATGCTGGGCAAACAGAATTTCTCCAAGGGCATCAAGGTCTATACGGAAGGCCATACGGTGCGGGTGGAGGTCCATGTGATCATCACCTACGGGTTCAACATTCCGGATGTGGCCATCAAGCTCCAGGAAAAGGTCAAGGAAGCCGTGGAGAACATGACCGGCTACGAAGTCACCGGGGTGGACATCCATGTGGAAGGTGTGAAGAAGAAAAAAGAAAAGGCCTTTGCAGAGAAAGACGATACGGATGAACTGATGAAGAAATGGGAGGAAGAACCGGCAGGGAGCCCGGCACTGCCGGAAGGGACTGCCGCCGGGGAAAACCGTCCGGAACCGCCGGAAGAAGGAGAAACGGCGGCGGGAACGGAACCGGAAAAAGAACCTGACCCCAAAGGCCAGGAAATGTCAGGAGGGGAACAATGAGCATATTCGATCGGATTATCCTGACCCTGTATACCATCATCATGGCGGCAGTGGCGGTGCTCATCGTCATTGTCAGCGTCAACGGCATCCCGGTCCATGAGCTGACGGAATTTGCCGTCCGGGTGCCCGGCCGGTGGGAATACACCATCGGGGGCGTGATCATCTTCCTGGTAAGCCTGCGGCTGCTCTTTGCCAGCTGGAGCCGGGGCGGCAGCAATGACCTGACTTTTGACAACGAACGGGATGGGAAGATCCATGTAAGCCAGCGGGCCATGGAAGATTATATTGCCGGGTTCACCAATGATGTGTACGGTGTCTACGGTGCCAAATGCCGGGTGAAGCTGCTGAAGGACAGCCAGCTGGGCGTCCGGATCAATGCTTCCGTCGAGCCGGGCATCAACATTCCTGACACCACCGACGAGGTGAAGCGGACGGTAAAGAAGAACATCATGAATGTCATCGGCGTGGAAGTGGCCGATGTGGCCGTCTACTTCAAGCATATCAAGGCGAAGGAATAGATGGAGGATGGACCATGTGGCAGGAAATTTTACGCAAATTGTTTGAAACCAGCCGGTGGCGGATCATAGGCGCCTCGGTGGGCCTGGTGGTGGGCATCCTGTTCCTGCTCCTGGGCTTTTTCCGGGCCGTGTTCCTGCTGTTCTGCATCGGCCTGGGGTTTTACATCGGTTACAAAATGGATGCAGGGGAAGATCTGGTGGATCTGCTGGACAACCTGCTGCCTCCGTACCATAAATAAAAGGAGTTTACCAATCATATGAGCAGAAGAGACGCACGTACCATTGCAATGAGAAGCCTGTTTGCCCTGGAGTTCTCTCCGGAACAGTCTCCGGAAGAAACGGTCCGGACCATGGCGGAAGAAGAGGATATCCAGGATACCCGGAAAAAGGACCTGGCCTATGCCCTGGATCTGGTGAAAGGGGTCCGGGAAAACCAGGAAGCCCTGGACGGGGAACTGAACGGTCTGGATGCCAAGTGGACCCTGAAGCGGATGAACGGCATCGACCGGAACCTGCTGCGGATCGCCGGGTATGAAATGTTCTGCAGCCCGGAACCGGTGCCTCCGGCAGTGGCCATCAACGAGGCCGTGGAACTGGCCAAAGTCTATGGGGGGGACGATTCTCCCGCCTTCATCAACGGTCTTCTGGGGAGCCTGGTGAAGAAACATGGCCGCTGAAGAAGCGGTCCTGGGACTGGATACCAGCTGCTATACCACTTCGGCGGCCCTGATGGACCTTCACGGCCATCTCCTGGGGGATCAGCGCCGGCTGCTCCGGGTGAAGCCCGGGCACCGGGGACTGGTCCAGTCGGAGATGGTGTTCCAGCATACCCGGAATCTGCCGGACCTGCTGGAAGCCCTGGACTTGTCCGGGGTGCAGGTGAAAGCCATCGGGGTCAGCGCCAAACCCCGTCCCCGGGAAGAATCCTATATGCCCGCCTTCCTGGTGGGGCTGGGGATGGCCCGGAGCCTGGGGAAACTGATGGGACTGCCGGTCCACCGGTTCACCCATCAGCACAATCACATGTTTGCCGGTCTCTGGTCCGTGGGGAAGCCTGCCCCGGACCGGTTCCTTTTGGTCCATATTTCCGGGGGGACCACGGACCTGCTCCTTTGTGAGCGGCAGCCGGACGGGAATTTTTCCCTGGAACCCCGGGGCACCAGCATCGACCTCCATGCAGGCCAGTTCATCGACCGGGTGGGGGTGGCCCTGGGCCTGCCCTTTCCGGCGGGGGCCCCGCTGGAAAAACTGGCGGAGACCGCTTCGGAAGCCCATCCCCTGAAGGTGTGGAGCAGGGAAGGGGAACTGTCCCTCTCCGGCCCCTGCACCCAGACCCTCCGGGCCATTGAAAAGGGAGAAGACCCGGCGGCACTGGCCCTGGGGGTGGAACAGGCCATCGGCAAAGCCCTGGCCCGGACCATTTCCTGGGTGTGCGAAAAAGAGCAGCTGTCCCAGGTGCTCCTGGCCGGAGGAGTCAGTGCCAACAGGGAGATCCGCCGGCAGCTGGAAGATTTCCTGGGCCAGCGGCAGATCGGTCTTTGGGCCCCGGATCCCCGGTACAGTGTGGACGGTGCCGTGGGCAATGCCTGGGCGGCCCTGCTCCGGGAAAGGCAGGAAGAACCATGATTGCAGGAAAAATCTATACGGTGTCGGAAGTCACCCGGATCGTCAAGGGGCTGTTCCGGAAAGAACCGGAATTCGCCAACCTCCAGATCCAGGGGGAAGTATCCAACTTCCGCCAGTACCCTTCCGGACACTGTTATTTCAATTTGAAAGACGGAAAGACCCTGCTGAAAGCCGTCATGTTCGCCGGTGCGGCCCGGCGCCTGAAGCAGCTGCCCAAAAACGGGGACCAGGTGCTGGGGGTGGGCCGGATCGACCTGTATGAACGGGATGGGGTCTACCAGTTCTATGTGGATATGATGATGCCCCTGGGGGCCGGGAACCTGATGATCGCCTACGAGCAGCTGAAGGAAAAACTCACGGCGGAAGGGCTCTTCGATCCCGGCCGGAAGCGCCCCCTGCCTGCCTATCCCAAGGTGGTGGGCATTGTGACTTCTCCGGCAGGGGCGGCGGTCCGGGACATCATCAATGTGGCCGGACGCCGGGATCCCTCGGTGAAGCTGCGGCTGTACCCGGTAAAGGTACAGGGGACGGAAGCCCCTCCGGAAATCATCCGGGGCATCCGGTTCATGAACCGGCACAAGCTGGCGGATGTCCTGATCGTAGGCCGGGGCGGCGGGTCCATGGAAGACCTGTGGGCCTTCAATGACGAAGGGGTGGTCCGGGCCATTGCGGCTTCGGAGATCCCGGTGATCTCTGCGGTGGGCCATGAAATCGATTTTACCCTCAGCGACTTTGCGGCGGACCTCCGGGCACCCACCCCTTCGGCGGCAGCGGAACTGGCGGTGCCGGAACGGAGCGGGGACCGGGAAATCCTGGCCAAGCTGGTCCGGCGTCTGGAACGGACCATGGAGCTCCGTCTCCAGGACAGCAGCCGGGCCCTGGAAAAACTCCAGGAAGAGTGGGTGTTCACCCATCCGGAACGGCTCTGGGAAAATGCCGGCCAGACCCTGGATACCCTGTGCCGGAACCTGGAACAGGCGGGCACCCGGCGGCTGGAGGAACGTCAGCAGAAGCTGGATCTCCTGGCAGCCAAGCTGGGGGCGCTGGACCCGTACGGAGTGCTCCGGCGGGGCTATACCATTACGGAAAATGCCCAGGGAAGGGCCGTCCGGCAGCCGTCGGACCTGCACCCTGGTGATACCCTGGTGACCCGTTTTGCCCAGGGAGCAGTGGTCTCCCAGGTGGAAACGGTCAAGGAAGGAACAGAATAATGCCCAGAAAGAAAGCGGAAACGGTTTCCTTTGAAGATGGCCTGAAACGGCTGGAAACCATTGTGGAAAAGCTGGAAAGCGGGGACCTGTCCCTGGATGAGACAGTGGCCCTGTACAAGGAAGGCATGGAACTGAGCCGGAACTGTGCGGCCCAGCTGAAAAAAGTCCAGCAGGATGTGAAAAAAATCGTGGAAACCAGCCAGGATGATTTTGCCCTGGCCCTGTTTCCGGAGGAGAAGGAATAATGGAACTGAGAAGTTATTTGCGGAGCCGGGGAGCTCTGGTCAATGGATATCTGCAGGTACGGCTGGGAGTGGGGAGCATCTCCCCGGTGGACAAGGCCATGATGTATTCCGTGGCGGCCGGGGGCAAGCGCCTGCGCCCCATCCTGCTCATGGCCGCAGCCGATGCGGTGGGGGCCAAGGGCAGTGATTTTGTGGCCGTGGCAGCCGGGCTGGAAATGATCCACACCTATTCCCTGATCCATGATGATCTGCCTTCTATGGACAACGATGACTACCGCCGGGGCCGGCTCACCAACCACAAGGTGTTCGGGGATGCCATGGCTCTTCTGGCCGGGGACGGTCTCCTGACCCAGGCCTTTGAAGTGATGCTGGAACAGCGGGGCGTGGATCCCAAAGTGCTCCTGGAGGTGGTCCGTCTGGTGGCCAAATGTGCCGGCCCCACCGGTATGGTGGGCGGCCAGGCTCTGGACATCACATCGGAAGACCAGCAGCTGACCCTGGAACAGATGAAGAAACTCCACGAAGCCAAGACCGGAGCCATGTTTGTGGCGGCGGTCCGGGGCGGGGCCATGCTGGGCGGGGCCGATCCGGAAACCCTGCGGATCATGACCCATTTTGCCAACCTGTTCGGCCTGGCCTTCCAGATCACCGATGACATCCTGGATGTGGAAGGGGATGCCAAAGTCATGGGCAAACCGGCCCACAGTGATGAAAAGCTCCACAAATCCACCTATGTATCCCTGTTCGGTCTGGAAAAAGCCAGGGAAATGGCCGCCCAGACCCTGAAGGAAGCGGAAGAGACCCTGGCTCCTCTGGGTGAAAAAGCCCAGCCTCTGGTGGAAATCACCCGGTATCTGTACAACCGGAAAAAATAAGCTTTGGGGGAGGATGGACCCTTATGAAACTCTTGCCAACCATACATGCACCGTCGGATTTGAAAAACATCCCCGATGCCCAGCTGCCGGAACTGTGTCAGGAAATCCGGGAGGAGATCCTGGAAGTGACCAGCCGGAACGGGGGACATCTGGCCCCCAACCTGGGAGTGGTGGAACTGACCGTCGCCCTGCATAAGGTGTTTTCCATGCCCCGGGACAAGATTGTCTGGGATGTGGGGCACCAGTCCTATGTCCACAAGCTGCTCACCGGACGGCTGGACCGGTTTCCCACCCTGCGCCAGTACGGAGGGCTCTGCGGGTTTCCCAAACGGACGGAAAGTGAATACGACTGTTTTGGCACCGGCCATTCCAGCACTTCCATTTCCGCCGCCCTGGGTATTGCCTGTGCCCGGGATCTGGCCGGGGATGACTACAATGTGATCGCCGTCATCGGGGACGGGGCCCTGACCGGCGGGGAAGCCATGGAAGGGCTGAACAACGCCGGGGATCTCCACAAGAAACTGATCGTGGTCCTGAACGACAACGAAATGTCCATTTCCAAAAACGTGGGGGCCCTGTCGTCCTATCTCACCGAGCTCCGGACCGATCCCACCTATTCCCGGGTGAAGACCGAGGTGGAAGGCTTCCTGAAAAGCCTGCCCTCCATCGGCAGTTCCGTGGCCCGGGCGGTGGGACGGCTGAAGGACAGCTTTAAATATTTCTTTGTGCCCGGCATGCTCTTCGAGGATTTCGGGTTCAAGTACCTGGGGCCCGTGGACGGCCACGACCTGCCCGCCCTGATGGAAACCTTCGAAAAGGCCAAGCAGCTGGACGAGCCGGTGTTCATCCATGTGCTCACCACCAAGGGCAAGGGGTACAAACC is a genomic window containing:
- a CDS encoding Asp23/Gls24 family envelope stress response protein, producing the protein MNDEEVKQQAQLENSPDTDDMGAIKVADEVLSIVAGLAASEVNGVYGMSGGIREGLTDMLGKQNFSKGIKVYTEGHTVRVEVHVIITYGFNIPDVAIKLQEKVKEAVENMTGYEVTGVDIHVEGVKKKKEKAFAEKDDTDELMKKWEEEPAGSPALPEGTAAGENRPEPPEEGETAAGTEPEKEPDPKGQEMSGGEQ
- the amaP gene encoding alkaline shock response membrane anchor protein AmaP, whose protein sequence is MSIFDRIILTLYTIIMAAVAVLIVIVSVNGIPVHELTEFAVRVPGRWEYTIGGVIIFLVSLRLLFASWSRGGSNDLTFDNERDGKIHVSQRAMEDYIAGFTNDVYGVYGAKCRVKLLKDSQLGVRINASVEPGINIPDTTDEVKRTVKKNIMNVIGVEVADVAVYFKHIKAKE
- a CDS encoding DUF2273 domain-containing protein, giving the protein MWQEILRKLFETSRWRIIGASVGLVVGILFLLLGFFRAVFLLFCIGLGFYIGYKMDAGEDLVDLLDNLLPPYHK
- the nusB gene encoding transcription antitermination factor NusB — translated: MSRRDARTIAMRSLFALEFSPEQSPEETVRTMAEEEDIQDTRKKDLAYALDLVKGVRENQEALDGELNGLDAKWTLKRMNGIDRNLLRIAGYEMFCSPEPVPPAVAINEAVELAKVYGGDDSPAFINGLLGSLVKKHGR
- a CDS encoding O-sialoglycoprotein endopeptidase encodes the protein MAAEEAVLGLDTSCYTTSAALMDLHGHLLGDQRRLLRVKPGHRGLVQSEMVFQHTRNLPDLLEALDLSGVQVKAIGVSAKPRPREESYMPAFLVGLGMARSLGKLMGLPVHRFTHQHNHMFAGLWSVGKPAPDRFLLVHISGGTTDLLLCERQPDGNFSLEPRGTSIDLHAGQFIDRVGVALGLPFPAGAPLEKLAETASEAHPLKVWSREGELSLSGPCTQTLRAIEKGEDPAALALGVEQAIGKALARTISWVCEKEQLSQVLLAGGVSANREIRRQLEDFLGQRQIGLWAPDPRYSVDGAVGNAWAALLRERQEEP
- the xseA gene encoding exodeoxyribonuclease VII large subunit, which encodes MIAGKIYTVSEVTRIVKGLFRKEPEFANLQIQGEVSNFRQYPSGHCYFNLKDGKTLLKAVMFAGAARRLKQLPKNGDQVLGVGRIDLYERDGVYQFYVDMMMPLGAGNLMIAYEQLKEKLTAEGLFDPGRKRPLPAYPKVVGIVTSPAGAAVRDIINVAGRRDPSVKLRLYPVKVQGTEAPPEIIRGIRFMNRHKLADVLIVGRGGGSMEDLWAFNDEGVVRAIAASEIPVISAVGHEIDFTLSDFAADLRAPTPSAAAELAVPERSGDREILAKLVRRLERTMELRLQDSSRALEKLQEEWVFTHPERLWENAGQTLDTLCRNLEQAGTRRLEERQQKLDLLAAKLGALDPYGVLRRGYTITENAQGRAVRQPSDLHPGDTLVTRFAQGAVVSQVETVKEGTE
- the xseB gene encoding exodeoxyribonuclease VII small subunit, with the translated sequence MPRKKAETVSFEDGLKRLETIVEKLESGDLSLDETVALYKEGMELSRNCAAQLKKVQQDVKKIVETSQDDFALALFPEEKE
- a CDS encoding polyprenyl synthetase family protein, with the translated sequence MELRSYLRSRGALVNGYLQVRLGVGSISPVDKAMMYSVAAGGKRLRPILLMAAADAVGAKGSDFVAVAAGLEMIHTYSLIHDDLPSMDNDDYRRGRLTNHKVFGDAMALLAGDGLLTQAFEVMLEQRGVDPKVLLEVVRLVAKCAGPTGMVGGQALDITSEDQQLTLEQMKKLHEAKTGAMFVAAVRGGAMLGGADPETLRIMTHFANLFGLAFQITDDILDVEGDAKVMGKPAHSDEKLHKSTYVSLFGLEKAREMAAQTLKEAEETLAPLGEKAQPLVEITRYLYNRKK